In Blastococcus saxobsidens DD2, the genomic stretch CAGCTCCGGGGACGTCGCCAGGGCGGGCTCCGGGGGCGGCGTGGTGTTCCGGCGGATCGAGATCGACGCGGCGGCCGCGACGATGCACAGGCCGCCGGCGAGGAACCACGCCAGGTCGTAGGAGCCGGTGACGTCGCGGATCACCCCGCCGCCGAACGCGGCGACCGCCGACCCCAGCTGGTGGGAGGCGAACACCCAGCCGAACACCACCGGCGCGCGGGCGCCGAAGTGCTCCCGGCACAGCGCCAGCGTCGGTGGCACGGTGGCCACCCAGTCCAGGCCATAGAACACGATGAACGCGATCATGCTGACGTGCAACTCGGGCCCGAACAGGGGTGGCAGCAGGAACAGCGAGAAGCCACGCAGCCCGTAGTAGGCCAGCAGCAGCACCCGCGGATCGACCCGGTCGGTCAGCCAGCCGGAGAAGACGGTGCCGGCGATGTCGAAGATCCCGACGACGGCGAGCAGGCCGGCCGCCGTCGTCACCGGCATGCCGTGGTCGTGCGCTGCCGGAATGAAGTGCGGCTGCACCAGGCCGTTGGTCGACATGCCGCAGATGAAGAAGCCGAGCGCCAGCAGCCAGAACGGCCGGCTGCGCGCCGCCTCGGCCAGGCCGCGCATCGCCGCACGCGCGGCCCCGGCGCGGACCGGCTCGACGTCGTCGGCCGCCGTCCCGCCGTAGGGCGTGACGCCGAGGTCACGGGGCCGGTCGCGGAGCAGCCAGGCCACCAGCGGCAGGACGGCGAGCGCGGCCGCCGTCGTCCCCAGTGACGCGGCCCGCCAGCCCCACGCCGAGTCGATGAACGCCACCAGCGGCAGGAAGACCAGCTGGCCGGCCGCGCCGCCCGCGGTGAGGATCCCGGAGACGAGCCCGCGCCGGGCGACGAACCAGCGGCCGGTCACCGTGGCGACCAGCGACAGCGCCATGGATCCGGTGCCGAGCCCGACGAGCACGCCCCACAGCAGCACCAGCTGCCAGCTGGTCGTCATGAAGACGGTCAGGCCGCTGCCGAGCGCGACCACCAGCAGCGCGCACATGACGACCCGGCGGATGCCGAACTTCTCCATCAGCGCCGCGGCGAACGGGGCGGTCAGCCCGTAGAGCGCCATGTTGACCGCGACCGCCGCGGAGATGGTGGAGACCGACCAGCCGAACTCGTCGCGCAGCGGGTCGATCAGCACGCCGGGCACCGCGCGGAAGGCGGCGGCGCCGACCAGCGCCAGGAAGGTCACCCCGGCGACCCACCACGCGGGGTGGATCCGGTGCGGCGGCGCGCTGCGGGTGGGCGGGTCGAGCACGGTCACCACGGCAGCATGACGCACGGTGCGGCCGCGTCCCAGGCACCGGGATGCCAGATTCCGCACCGTTCCCGCCGTCCGACGGCGGACCTCACCGCGCGGTCCCCGTCCTCACGCTCCAGCGCGAGGTCGGCGACCGGACGGTGAGGTCGGCAGGGGAGGCGCGACTCACCCGATGTGACCTGTCACTCCCCCGATGTCGGACCAGACCGGGGCCCGGTCTGGTTGAGTACTACGTACCGGCGCCGCCCTCGCTCATCCGGAGCGGCAGGAATCGACGTCGGGCTGAGGCTGCGCCACCTTGGTGCGCCCGGCTGACCGACGTCTCGCCAGCTGCGAGCCCGCCTGCTCCGCGCAGGTGCCGGCGCTCGCGCTCGCCGAGGGAGTCGTGCGGCCACTCGAGCGTCGAAGGACTCCATTGACCTCCACCCAGAACACCCCCGCCACCTCCGAGACCCCCCGCCGTCGTCGCGGCGGCCGCGGCCGCGGCGCCCGCCCGGCCGGCGAGCAGCAGAACCAGCAGCAGGCGGCCACCGTGCCCACCGCGCCGGTCGTCCCGGTCGGCGCCGACGCGACCGTCCTGCCGACCGACAGCACCTTCTCGGCCCTCGGCGTGCCCGCGCCGATGGTCGAGGTGCTCTCCGCCAGCGGCATCACCGCGCCGTTCCCGATCCAGGTCGCCACGCTGCCCGACAGCCTGGCCGGCCGTGACGTGCTCGGCCGCGGTCGCACCGGCTCGGGCAAGACCCTGGCCTTCGCCATCCCGCTGGTCGCCCGGCTGGCCGCCTCCGGCACCCGCCGGCAGGCCAAGCGCCCCCGCGCGCTGGTGCTGGTCCCGACCCGCGAGCTGGCCAACCAGGTCTTCGCCGTCGTCGACCCGCTGGCCCGCGCCCTGGGCATGTCGGCCACCACGATCTTCGGTGGTGTCGGCCAGAACCCGCAGGTGCAGGCCCTGACCAAGGGCGTCGACATCGTCATCGCCTGCCCGGGCCGGCTCGAGGACCTGATCCAGCAGGGCCACTGCGACCTGGGCTCGATCGAGGTGACGATCCTCGACGAGGCCGACCACATGGCCGACCTGGGCTTTCTGCCCGGCGTGAAGCGGATCATGGACCGGACGCCGAAGGTCGGTCAGCGGATGCTGTTCTCGGCCACCCTCGACAACGGCGTCGACGTGCTGGTCAAGCGCTACCTGAGCAAGCCGACCACGCACTCGGTCGACCCGGCCGTCGCACCGGTCAGCACGATGACCCACCACGTCTTCCACGTGCAGAGCGCCGACAAGGGCGAGGTCGTGCGGCTGCTGGCCGCGGGGCTGGGCCGCAGCGTGCTGTTCACCCGCACCAAGCACCAGGCCAAGAAGCTCGCCAAGCAGCTCACCGCGTCGGGCATCCCCGCCGTCGACCTGCACGGCAACCTCAGCCAGAACGCCCGCGAGCGCAACCTCGAGGCGTTCAGCAACGGCTCGACCCGGGTGCTGTGCGCGACCGACATCGCCGCCCGCGGGATCCACGTCGACGACGTCGCCCTGGTCGTGCACGTGGACCCGCCGACGGAGCACAAGGCCTACCTGCACCGCTCGGGCCGTACCGCTCGCGCCGGCGCCGGTGGCACCGTCGTCACCGTGACCACGCCCGACCAGACCGGCGAGGTGCGCACCCTCACCCGCCAGGCCGGCATCAGCCCGATCGTCAGCCAGATCCGGCCCGGTGCCGCGCAGATCGAGGAGCTCACCGGCCCGGCGGCGCCCTACGTGGAGCCGGCTCCCGCGCCGGAACCGCAGCCGCAGGGTCAGGGCGGCGGCGGCGGTCGTCGTCGGGGCGGCTCGGGCCGCGGGTCCTCGGGCGGCGGCTCCCCGAAGGCCGCGTCCTCGGGCGGCTCACGCGGGGGCTCCGGCTCCGGGCGTCCGTCCGGCCCGGCGCGGACCCGCGCCGAGTTGGCGGCCCGCGCGGGATCGTCGTCGGCGGCGTCCTTCAGCGCCCACTCCCGCCGCGGCGGCCGCTGACCGGTTCCTGGCTCAGCATGAGGGGTCCTGGCTCACTGTCCACGGTGAGCCAGGACCCCTGTTGATCAGGTCACCTGATCAACATGCGGGTCAGTTGCCGCTGGAGAAGGCCGCGTCGAACGCCGCCGACGGCGGGTCGAACGCCATCCGCCGCACGAACTCCAGCGCCTCCGGGGCTCCGATGAGGCGATCCATGCCGGCGTCCTCCCACTCCACCGAGATCGGCCCGTCGTAGCCGATGGTGTTGAGCATCCGGAAGCACGCCTCCCACGGGACGTCGCCGTGGCCGGTGGAGACGAAGTCCCAACCGCGCCGCGGGTCGGCCCAGGGCAGGTGCGAGCCCATCCGGCCGTTGCGCCCGTTGCCGACCTGCTTCTTCGCGTCCTTGCAGTCGACGTGGTAGATCCGGTCCTTGAAGTCCCAGATGAAGCTCACCGGGTCGAGGTCCTGCCACACGAAGTGCGACGGGTCCCAGTTCAGCCCGAACGCCTCCCGGTGGCCGATCGCCTCCATGGTGCGCACCGTCGTCCAGTAGTCGTAGGCGATCTCCGACGGGTGCACCTCGTGCGCGAACTTCACGCCGACCTCGTCGAAGACGTCGAGGATCGGGTTCCACCGGTCGGCGAAGTCGCGGTACCCGTCCTCGATCATCGACTCGGGAACCGGCGGGAACATCGCCACGGTCTTCCAGATCTTGCTCCCGGTGAACCCGACGACGACGTCGACGCCCAGGTTGCGCGCCGCCCGCGCGGTCAGCTTCATCTCCTCCGCCGCCCGCTGCCGGACGCCCTCGGGGTCGCCGTCGCCCCAGACCCGCGGGTGCACCATGCCGCGGTGCCGCTCGTCGATCGGGTCGTCGCAGACCGCCTGGCCGTTGAGGTGGTTGGAGATGGCCCACACCTTGAGGCCGTGCTTCTCCAGCAGCGCCAGGCGCTCCTGCACGTAGGAGTCGTCGTTCGCAGCGCGCTCGACGTCGAGGTGGTCGCCCCAGCAGGCGATCTCCAGGCCGTCGTAGCCCCACCCGGAGGCCAGCCGGCACATCTCCTCGAACGGCAGGTCGGCCCACTGGCCGGTGAACAGGGTGACGGGACGGGGCATCAGGGCTCTCCTCGCAGAACGGGTCCGGAAGTCATCGGGGGATCGGGGTCCAGACGGAGTCAGCGGTGGCGCTGCGTTCCACCGCGTCGAGCACCCGCTGGATCTGCAGACCGTCGGCGAAGGAGGGGCTCGGGTCCTCCCCCGTGCCGATGGCGGTGACCAGGTCGACGACCTGGTGGGTGAAGCCGTGCTCGTAGCCCAGCCCGTGCCCGGCCGGCCACCAGGCGCCCACGTAGGGGTGCTCGGGCTCGGTGACGACGATCCGGCGGAAGCCGCCGACCTCGGCCGGTTCGCTGCCGTCGAAGAAGTGCAGGACGTTCATGTCCTCGAAGTCGAAGGCCAGGCTGCCGGCCGATCCGTTGATCTCGATCCGGATGGCGTTCTTGCGACCCAGGGCGAACCGGGTGGCCTCGAAGACGCCGACCGCGCCGCCGGTGAAGCGGCCGAGGAACACCGCCGCGTCGTCCACGGTGACCTGCCCGGTCTCGGCGCCGCCGACCCCGCCCAGCTTCCCGGTCTCCGCGGGCAGGGGCCGCTCCGTCACGAAGGTCTCCAGCAGCGCGCTCACCCCGGTCAGCGCCTGCCCGGTGATGTGCTGGGTCAGGTCGACGATGTGCGCGCCGATGTCGCCCAGCGCGCCGGAGCCGGCCTTGTCCTTCTCCAGCCGCCACGACATGGGCGCGGCCGGGTCGGCGATCCAGTCCTGCAGGTACTGCGCCCGGACGTGCCGGATCTCCCCGAGCCGGCCCTCGGCCACCAGCCGGCGGGCCAGCCCGATCGCCGGCACCCGGCGGTAGGTGAAGCCGACCATCGACCGCACGCCGCGGGCGGCG encodes the following:
- a CDS encoding MFS transporter → MTVLDPPTRSAPPHRIHPAWWVAGVTFLALVGAAAFRAVPGVLIDPLRDEFGWSVSTISAAVAVNMALYGLTAPFAAALMEKFGIRRVVMCALLVVALGSGLTVFMTTSWQLVLLWGVLVGLGTGSMALSLVATVTGRWFVARRGLVSGILTAGGAAGQLVFLPLVAFIDSAWGWRAASLGTTAAALAVLPLVAWLLRDRPRDLGVTPYGGTAADDVEPVRAGAARAAMRGLAEAARSRPFWLLALGFFICGMSTNGLVQPHFIPAAHDHGMPVTTAAGLLAVVGIFDIAGTVFSGWLTDRVDPRVLLLAYYGLRGFSLFLLPPLFGPELHVSMIAFIVFYGLDWVATVPPTLALCREHFGARAPVVFGWVFASHQLGSAVAAFGGGVIRDVTGSYDLAWFLAGGLCIVAAAASISIRRNTTPPPEPALATSPELAGRSAGGGG
- a CDS encoding DEAD/DEAH box helicase, yielding MTSTQNTPATSETPRRRRGGRGRGARPAGEQQNQQQAATVPTAPVVPVGADATVLPTDSTFSALGVPAPMVEVLSASGITAPFPIQVATLPDSLAGRDVLGRGRTGSGKTLAFAIPLVARLAASGTRRQAKRPRALVLVPTRELANQVFAVVDPLARALGMSATTIFGGVGQNPQVQALTKGVDIVIACPGRLEDLIQQGHCDLGSIEVTILDEADHMADLGFLPGVKRIMDRTPKVGQRMLFSATLDNGVDVLVKRYLSKPTTHSVDPAVAPVSTMTHHVFHVQSADKGEVVRLLAAGLGRSVLFTRTKHQAKKLAKQLTASGIPAVDLHGNLSQNARERNLEAFSNGSTRVLCATDIAARGIHVDDVALVVHVDPPTEHKAYLHRSGRTARAGAGGTVVTVTTPDQTGEVRTLTRQAGISPIVSQIRPGAAQIEELTGPAAPYVEPAPAPEPQPQGQGGGGGRRRGGSGRGSSGGGSPKAASSGGSRGGSGSGRPSGPARTRAELAARAGSSSAASFSAHSRRGGR
- a CDS encoding sugar phosphate isomerase/epimerase family protein, coding for MPRPVTLFTGQWADLPFEEMCRLASGWGYDGLEIACWGDHLDVERAANDDSYVQERLALLEKHGLKVWAISNHLNGQAVCDDPIDERHRGMVHPRVWGDGDPEGVRQRAAEEMKLTARAARNLGVDVVVGFTGSKIWKTVAMFPPVPESMIEDGYRDFADRWNPILDVFDEVGVKFAHEVHPSEIAYDYWTTVRTMEAIGHREAFGLNWDPSHFVWQDLDPVSFIWDFKDRIYHVDCKDAKKQVGNGRNGRMGSHLPWADPRRGWDFVSTGHGDVPWEACFRMLNTIGYDGPISVEWEDAGMDRLIGAPEALEFVRRMAFDPPSAAFDAAFSSGN
- a CDS encoding Gfo/Idh/MocA family protein; the encoded protein is MTSPGRPPLGVGLIGYAFMGAAHSHAWRTAPRFFDLPLEPRLAVLAGRNRSAVTEAAGRLGWAATETDWRQAIERDDVDLVDVCTPGDTHAEIAIAALEAGKHVLCEKPLANSVAEAEAMAEAAAKAAARGVRSMVGFTYRRVPAIGLARRLVAEGRLGEIRHVRAQYLQDWIADPAAPMSWRLEKDKAGSGALGDIGAHIVDLTQHITGQALTGVSALLETFVTERPLPAETGKLGGVGGAETGQVTVDDAAVFLGRFTGGAVGVFEATRFALGRKNAIRIEINGSAGSLAFDFEDMNVLHFFDGSEPAEVGGFRRIVVTEPEHPYVGAWWPAGHGLGYEHGFTHQVVDLVTAIGTGEDPSPSFADGLQIQRVLDAVERSATADSVWTPIPR